aggtattatctactctggatgattgtgacaatttggtcattccagagaaattatgtaagatggacaagttcctagaggttccggtgccccccgatgtttttcctatacccaagcgggtggcggacatagtaaacaaggaatgggaaaggcccggcataccttttgtgcctccccctatatttaagaaattatttcctatagtcgaccccagaaaggacttatggcagacagtccctaaggtcgagggggcggtctctactctaaacaaacgcactactattcccatagaagatagttgtgcttttaaagatcctatggataaaaaattagagggtttgcttaaaagaatgtttgttcagcaaggttaccttcttcaaccaatttcatgcattgttcctgtcactacggcagcgtgtttctggttcgaagaactagaaaagtcgctcaataaagaatcttcgtatgaggaggttatggacagagttcatgcacttaaattggctaactcttttattctagatgccgctttgcaattagcaagattagcggcgaaaaattcagggtttgctatcgtggcgcgcagagcgctctggctaaagtcttggtcagcggatgtgtcttccaagacaaaattgcttaacatccctttcaagggcaaaacactgtttggtcctgatttgaaagagattatttcagacatcaccggaggaaagggccacgcccttcctcaggataggtcttttaaggctagaaataagcctaattttcgtccctttcgcagaaacggaccagcctctacttctacatcctctaagcaagagggtaatacttctcaacccaaaccagcatggagaccgatgcaaggctggaacaagggtaagcaggccaagaagcctgccactgctaccaaaacagcatgaagggatggcccccgatccgggaccggatctggtggggggcagactttctctctttgctcaggcctgggcaagagatgttcaggatccttgggcactagaaatagtttctcaaggttatctcctggaattcaaggaactacccccaaggggaaggttccacaggtctcaattatcttcaaaccaaataaaaagacaggcattcttacattgcgtagaagacctgttaaggatgggagtaattcatccagttccaataagagaacaagggatggggttttactccaacctgttcatagttcccaaaaaagagggaacattcagaccaattctagatctcaagatcctaaacaaatttctcagggttccatcgttcaaaatggaaaccattcgaacgatccttcctaccatccaggaaggtcaatttatgaccacggtggatttaaaggatgcgtacctccatattcctatccacaaggaacatcattagttcctaaggttcgcttttctggacaagcattaccagtttgtggcacttccattcggattagccactgctcagagaattttcacaaaggtactagggtcccttctagcggttctaagaccaaggggcattgcagtagtaccgtacttggacgacatcctgattcaagcgtcgtctctgtcaaaagcaaaggctcatacggacatcgtcctagcctttctcagatctcacttatggaaagtaaacatagaaaaaagttctctttccccgtcaacaagagttcccttcttgggaacaataatagactccttagaaatgaggatttttctgacagaggtcagaaaatcaaaacttctaagctcttgtcaagttcttcattctgttcttcgtccttccatagcgcagtgcatggaagtaataggattgatggttgtccagacagtggaatggggattatacagacttgtctccgacgattcaagtagatcaaaggaccagagattcactccgttggtggctaatcctggacaacctgtcacagggaatgagcttccgcagaccagagtgggtcattgtcacgaccgacgccagtctggtgggctggggcgcggtctgggaacccctgaaagctcagggtctatggtctcgggaagaatctcttctcccgataaacattctggaactgagagcgatattcaatgctctcaaagcttggcctcatctagcggaggccaaattcataaggtttcaatcagacaacatgacgacagttgcatatatcaaccatcaggggggaacaaggagttccctggcgatggaggaagtgaccaagataattcaatgggcggaggatcactcctgccacttgtctgcaatccacatcccaggagtggaaaattgggaagcggattttctgagtcgtcagacattccatccgggggagtgggaactccacccggaaatctttgcccaaataactcaattatggggcattccagacatggatctgatggcgtctcgtcagaacttcaaggttccttgttacgggtccagatccagggatcccaaggcgactctagtagatgcactagtagcaccttggaccttcaacctagcttatgttttcccaccgtttcctctcattcccaggctggtagccaggatcaaccaggagagggcttcggtgatcttgatagctcctgcgtggccacgcaggacttggtatgcagacctggtgaatatgtcatcggctccaccatggaagctacctttgagacaggaccttcttgttcaaggtccattcgaacatccgaatctggtttctctccaactgactgcttggagattgaacgcttgattttatcaaagcgtgggttttcagattctgtaatagatactctgattcaggctaggaagcctgtaactagaaaaatttaccataagatatggaaaaaatatatctattggtgtgaatctaaaggattcccatggaacaagataaaaattcctaggattttatcctttctacaagagggtttggagaagggattatctgcaagttctctgaagggacagatttctgcgttatctgttttacttcacaaaaggctggcagctgtgccagacgttcaagcgtttgttcaggctctggttagaatcaagcctgtttacagacccttgactcctccctggagtcttaatctagttctttcagttcttcaaggagttccgtttgaacccttacattccgtagatattaagttattatcttgggaagttttgtttttggttgcaatttcttctgctagaagagtttctgagttatctgctctgcagtgttctccgccctatctggtgttccatgcagataagttggttttgcgtactaagcctggttttcttccgaaagttgtttccaacaagaatattaaccaggagatagttgtaccttctttgtgcccgaatccagtttcaaagaaggaacgtttgttacacaatttggacgtagtccgtgctctaaaattctatttagaggccactaaagatttcagacaaacttcttctttgtttgttgtttattctggtaaaaggagaggtcaaaaagcaacttctacctctctttccttttggcttaaaagcattatccgtttggcttatgagactgccggacggcagcctcctgaaagaatcacagctcactccactagggctgtggcttccacatgggccttcaagaacgaggcttctgttgaccagatatgtaaggcagcgacttggtcttcactgcacacttttgccaaattttacaaatttgatacttttgcttcttcagaggctatttttgggagaaaggttttgcaagatgtggtgccttccatttaggtgacctgatttgctccctcccttcatccgtgtcctaaagctttggtattggttcccacaagtaaggatgacgccgtggaccggacacacctatgttggagaaaacagaatttatgcttacctgataaattactttctccaacggtgtgtccgtccacggcccgccctggttttttttttttttaatcaggtctgatgaattattttctctaactacagtcaccacggtatcatatggtttctcctatgcatatttcctcctgtacgtcggtcgaatgactggggtaggcggagcctaggagggatcatatgaccagctttgctgggctctttgccatttcctgttggggaagagaatatcccacaagtaaggatgacgccgtggaccggacacaccgttggagaaagtaatttatcaggtaagcataaattctgtttttaattgagATATGATGTCTGGACTTGTTCTAAAACTCCATCAGGATCTTCAAGTTTCACCTAAATGAAAACTTTAGTTTAGTCACCAGAGCTGTTTCCTTAAATGGCAAATTTTAAAATGTCAtctattcaaaataaaataaagctattaaagggagacagtaaataaatactagatataatGATAATAGTGTGTAAATGTATTTCATTAAAATTATAttcataaaatattgaaaatacaagtgtaaaggtttagtttttataatgtgctttagtttctataaagtaattgacGCTGTCCTGTTGAAACCTATGTTTCCCCTTATGTATCTCTTCTGTTGATGagatctacccttacccctatattcgcacacatttttaacctctccctcagcaccattatatttcccttatctctaaaacacgcactggtcacacctatcctcaaaaaaacctctcgatccaacctccccatccaactaccaccctatttccctactccctcttgcctcaaagcttcttgaaaagctactacatgcacgcctatcccatttcctttcaTTAAACTCCctacttgacccactgcaatctggataagCAAGCGCAATCTACGGTGCTGAACCGAAAAATGGGTTGGCTTCtaagccttacattcctgctttttaaataaagatagcaagagaatgaagaaaaagtgataataggagtaaattagaaagttgcttaaaattgcatgctctatctgaatcacaaaagaaaacacattgggtttagtgtccctttaagtttaccaacaacctacttactgcAAAATTGAAAGtccatttctctctgcttatcctcccttgatctgtctgcagccttcaaTACGGTtgaccctctcttgctccaaaccctccaatccttcggcatttgcaacACAACCCTcttatggttctcttcctacctgtctaaccgtacctttagtgtagccttctctggggcatcctctgccccgttgccCCTTTTtgctggggtaccgcaaggctctttctTCGGTtcccttcttttctcaatctacacgtcgtcattaggttccttaataaagtcccatgggtttcaatatcatttgtatgtagatgacacccaaatctacctctctgcaccaaacCTATCTCCTTCCTGCAACCCATATCGCTAActgtctcatatctcatcctggatgtcctctcactaccttaagctaactctccaaaactgagctccttatttaccccccatttttctataactgttgataactccatcattagccctaccccgcatgcccgatgtcttagggtcacacttgactcagatctttctttcactcctcacattcagtccttggctacatcCTGCTGCATCCAcctttaaaaatatctctaaaattagacatttccttacacaaaacacaactaagatttgaatccactctctcatcctttccagcctcgactactgcaattccatcctctctggtctccctagctgctgcctagctcctttacaaaccataacgaatgcctctgccaggctcatcttccttacacgtcgctcttcatctgctgcacctctctgccaattccttcactggcttcatctttcctcaaggattaaacacaaaattccgaCTGACATACAAGGCCCCCAACTGCACTGCCTCCCCCATATATTtaagaccttgtcttcagatactctgctcacaacctccttctcttgttacctcctaacATTCCTGTCTACagggcttctccagactggctcctatcttgtggaactctctgcctccctccacacgattctcccctagttttgaaagctttaagcactccctaaagactattgttcagggatgcatacaacctacactaacctttcataataccagttcctctcctcctttgccatcaccttcataagagctgactacaacagtgcaactcttggcagggccttctacccatttgatccctataaatgttaccttgtataccacgcctatgtttatagtgctgcggaatctgtttgcgctctacaaataactgataataaataataattagggTCAGATATAAAATAGACAATAAAAGAGCATGTGCAAACAAGGATAACACGGTTTACACTGCCATTTTTCTGCACACTCTCTTGCTTTATATCAGTCcacggttcatcttaattactaatgagatATTCACTTCCTGGTAAGCAGGAAGCGGCAAATTTGAAAGACATTACTTCCGAATCTGGCTGAGGTAAAgcactccctgagtcagacagttccccctcagacagagcctccctactccccaaatcagagccctgggagggtacatcggagatagccatcagaagtcgcagggaccccaTGGGCCTCTGCCCTACTGCGTTTACCTTGAAAAATtggtaacttagataaaacttctgaaagagtgcatgacataactgcagccatatcttgcagagtaaatgaagcagacaCAGTGGAAGAAACCGGCATTGCTTGAGTGGgctttaaaggctgtgacgcttgggaagaaagttgcggcatatccTGAAGTTCCTCAGGCTGAACACATTCCTTAgaactatctttattaaaaaaatatatattttctttgcaCTGTAAAGCCCTTTCAATACATGcgggacaaagtgtaacagggggttccacaatggcatctaaacacatatgaCATGTGCTTTGCTCCATGTCCTCCATGATATACAGAAAAGCAATGGCAGGCTTGGATTACGTCTCTAAAATCTAGCTAATCCAATTTAAAGTACTTTGTCTTTAAAAGCCATCCACTGTAAAAAGcgttctcttttattttatataagaaACTAGACAGAGATAGGCTTCTTCTTACATATAGCTAACCCTGTAACGTAGCTTTAAGATAGACACAGGAAAACCGTTTATGACCTttgaatataaaagaaaaaaatacagtcaccctgctgcggctcctacctgcctccacgcTCTCAACACTAAAATCTCTTGTCCGGAGCACCTAAGATCGCTTGTGAGGATAAGTAACAAGCGGACCTAGGAACTGAGAGGCAGCGCTGTTATGTCGGAACCCGGATAGAGGAAACTGCGCAAAAGCGCGCAAACACCAAGCTCCGCCCATTGTGTGCGGAACATAACATCTGTCCTCTGTGGAATGGATTTTTACACAAACAAGTACCGCCATTAACCGCagtcttattaaagggatatcaaaaacCTTCTTATCCCTCCTGAATAACCCAGCGTCAGCCAGCTCTGTAGTTCAATAAAGAAATAGAGAGAGTTGCCCATATTAACGTCAAGCCACCATACTATTTATTCCAGCACTTCTAACCCATATGTGTTTGTTTCAAAAGTTAGAGTGTCTGGGGAAAAAAGAAGACAATATGTCTGTTCTCCTTCTCTGTGACCTCAGTGAGAATCTGCATACTGCCATAAAGCCTATAAGCCCATAGTATCAAAACGTAGAGTACAGTcggttctgagatatgctgcagggCCCCAGAAACATAAagtctgcacttacctccatgctgaggaacagcatgaaaaaCTCACAGTATCAgggggtccactcttcctcctgaggtcctgtgcagacagaagggccttagttaaacTTCTCTAAAGCCATCACAGAAGAGCAGCATAAATGTGGGAGGCGCAGTGCAGGTAAAACTTCACCAGTTCCCAAAACCATAAGGTTATAAACTTCAGAGGCTGCTCCATataaaaatagtacactttggcaccatttaaaaataaaaaactcttgattgaagaatctaaactaacacctcactttacctcttcctaccactaatacaggcaaagagaatgactgggttggaggggaagggaggagctatttatgcagctctgctttggagctctttgccttctcctgctgaccaggaggcgatatcccataagtaaggatgaaatccgtggactcgtcatatcttgtaaaagaaaagaccTATTTgagaaacaggagccagcaggaatatgtagacatcagtatacatctaaaactttgtgacttgattaggagtctgaaaatcagcacgttatgtaaaaataaacaaaactatattttgttacaaaaacactcccatataGGCTACATAAGTGgagcatctacaaaacatttatttaaagaaaaatctagtgtacaatgtcccttttatattTTTAAGGTCCCATAAAACCTGCAGAACCAATTACTTTTCCTGCATTTCTTATCTGATGAGAATTTAAACTTTGGCATTACTGTAAACTTAAAGGgtcaataaacaccttgtaattacaagacatatctgttgtcttgctatagaatgacatattagccaagtctaaactttaagtcatgaagtataaaaaaaaaaaaacctgttgaaagtacctttatttgcagcCAGTTTATGCCGAGCTGAACGCGTTTAATGAGGTGACGcttccacctcttagtcaatagccgtgctagcagttaaatgtatatattttggaaTTAGAGCGATTACCGACTTTTGAAGTAACTTCTTgtcttttttttgtctctttttacAGGTTGCAATGGTGGAAGTTCAGCTAGATGGAGAATATGCCTATCCAACCGGTCTGTTGATTGCCTTTAGTGCATGCACAACGGTGTTGGTCGCTGTTCATCTCTTCGCGCTCATGATAAGCACGTGTATTCTTCCCCATATCGAAGCTGTTAGCAATGTCCATAATCTCAACTCTGTCAAAGAATCCCCACATGAGCGGATGCATCGGCATATTGAACTAGCCTGGGCCTTCTCCACAGTCATTGGCACTCTCCTGTTCCTGGCAGAGGTTGTATTGCTGTGTTGGGTAAAATTTCTCCCAGTGAACAGTCCAAAATCCTCTGTAAACGATTCTTCCATCAGCCCAGGAAAGGCAGCTGCGATTGCATCAACGTCCATCATGGTCCCATTTGGagtaatttttatcatttttactgTTCATttctacagatcattagttagccaTAAAACAGACCGGCAGCTGAAGGATTTAACTGAACTTTCAGAGCTTGCTCAACTTCAGAATCAGTTAGACCATAGAGGAGACTCTGGACAATATCATCCTGGTCATTATGCATaaatattaaagtgccataaaacatgttgagatatgtgcatatcctaaaagggctaattaagttaaaatagtttgcattaaaaaaatgtttaaaaattgctgacaagtattttaaaataattttcaaaatcggttacatagccatgctgtctgcagtagtctgatccaccaccccttatcagtgtttagcttcaGTAACACAGGCAtcatatttcaactgagttcacagcagcttagtTGCTTCTAGGTATGCTACAgcagatgagtgttaaagtcttgtattctaccacacaaaggtggatatagatacagccataaaaggaattgtgtggggggagttagagctgtacaattctgtAACTTAAAAGaaaggttaatggcgaggcactgcagtataaatttgcaggtaaagtaattaaagtacatattattataatttgtCGCTATCCCAacgtgttttatgtcctttaatataccttttaaaggggTTAATGTATGTTTTGTTATATTGAATACAGTTCATAAACTGTCGGATTGACGTTTCCGTACTGTGTAGTTCCTTTTGAAATACAACATGCACTGTTACCACTGTAAAATATTAAGCAGATTGTAATACTAGGGATTTTGCTACTGGCCCTCAGCATGCTGCGTTGTGTCTAAAGGAGAAAGTATCTTTCTATACTTCCAGTCCACCAAAGAGTCTGCTCTTTACTAAAGAACGTACCCCTATAAAGGTGCTTGCCAAGGCTTACACTGTATGTGCCAAACTTCAGTTTAGAAAAGACAAGTCGTGGACCAATCTTGAAGTAGACAGAAGTCTGGAAATGAGTACTCAATATTCAAGCACATGCAGCTAATTTTTATGTAGCCACACAAAGTATAATCCTGCTTCTGTAATGTTTGCCTCTTCCATAAGGGCAAGCAATTTATTGTTTTGCATGTCACTGCAGGTCAGACTTTTAAGTAGCATGCAAAGGATTTAAGTGTAATTCAAATGCATGCATCACTTACCTTTTTGATTCACTGGATTGCTTTTGAGTTTtaaatattagtgtgtgtgtgtttgtgtatatatgtgcataaagaAGTGTTTATTTTCTCAGCTTTTGTAAATCACACATTTTTATAGATCTTTTTCATTTGGAACGTCAACCTTATTGCTGCAAGTGCCTTCAGTGCATCATTTTAGTGCACTGATAGTTTTGCCATtacaaaatattttataagtaCCAAATTTGTATCGATTTTCAGTGTATAAAATACCAATTTACAATATTACCATGCTCTTTTCACATAGCAAAGACAACAAATATGTGTTAGTAGAAATGGTTCAAGGGATACAGTTAATATTTAAGTGAGCATCATAGTTAAAACAAAACCTtgtttgtgagatatatatatatataaaaagaaagaaaataattaaatcatGGATTTAAAAAAGATGTAAAAAAAGGGTTCTGTAGAGGATACCCAAAGTAAATTCAAAACCTTCAGGATATTATATTTAGTTCCAAGCATGTGGATCTATTATATCAGTTAGTCTAAACATAATCTTCAATAGGCAGCACGTATcctaatgtttctttaaaaaaaaaagtggagcaAATTATTTCTCTGTAAACCATAAACAGAGTCCAGTAAAATGCCCACTCACAAAAGTTGCAGTACTCCTTTATGCTGACAGACAGGTGTTCTCACAATTTGTTCCCCAGCAGTGAAACTGGTCAGTAGCTCAATAA
The sequence above is a segment of the Bombina bombina isolate aBomBom1 unplaced genomic scaffold, aBomBom1.pri scaffold_2563, whole genome shotgun sequence genome. Coding sequences within it:
- the LOC128644337 gene encoding calcium release-activated calcium channel protein 1-like, giving the protein MVEVQLDGEYAYPTGLLIAFSACTTVLVAVHLFALMISTCILPHIEAVSNVHNLNSVKESPHERMHRHIELAWAFSTVIGTLLFLAEVVLLCWVKFLPVNSPKSSVNDSSISPGKAAAIASTSIMVPFGVIFIIFTVHFYRSLVSHKTDRQLKDLTELSELAQLQNQLDHRGDSGQYHPGHYA